CTTCGACGGGCCCGTGCCCATCGGCACCCGGGCGGGGGTGAAGACCCTCACCCGCAGCGAACTCGGCTACGAGGTCGACCTCGGAGCGTGGTCGGTGGAGCCCGAGGAGACCCTCGTCCGTGCGCGGGGACTGGACATCCCGCGGCCGGGGCTCGGCATCGACGTCGGCAATCCGCACGTCGTGGTGGCGCTGCAGTCCGAAGGCGAGCTCGAACGACTGGATCTCGCGGTTCGCCCGATGCTCCATCCCGACCCGCCGGCCGGCGCGAACATCGAGTTCGTCGTCCCCGCCGACCCTCTCGTGCGCGATGGGGTGGGGGTCATCCGGATGCGGGTGTTCGAACGGGGAGTGGGCGAGACCCTCAGCTGCGGCACGGGGGTCGCTGCGGCGGCGCTCGCGGTACGGCATTGGGCCGGCCGGGGGGCACCTGATCACTGGAGCGTGCAGGTGCCAGGCGGCACGCTCGCGGTGCGCGTCGTCGAGGGGCGGGTCCTGCTGTCGGGTCCGGCTGCGCTGGTCTTCACCGGCGAGATCACCCTCGCCTGATCACGACGGGTCAAGGGAGCGCGATCGGTCCGGTGGGCGGCATGCCGTGGCGGCGTACCCGAATGACCCGGAAACCCCGCCCGGTGGCGGCGCGATGCACCGAGAATCCGGACTCGAGCGTCGCAGCCAGCCATCGTTGCAGCGAATCCGAACCCAGGTTCCGCTGCACGACGAGCCAGGCATCGGACCGCTCGTCCAGCCGAGGGATCCATCGCTCCAGCAGACCGTGGAGCTCAGATTTCCCGACCCGGATCGGGGGGTTGGATCGGATGGTGCGGAACCCGATGTCATCGGGAACATCGTCGGGCGTCGCGGCGTTGACATTGTCGAGCCCCAGGGACTGGGCGTTGCGACGCACCAGGTCCAGGGCCCGTTCGTTGACGTCGACCGCCCACACGGTGGCGTGCGGCGAGGTCATTGCGAGAGACAACGCGATCGGTCCCCACCCGCACCCGAGGTCGAGCAGATTGCCGCCCGGCGGTGAGGGCGGCGTGTTGGCGAGCAGAACCGCGGTCCCACCATCCAACCGGTCGGGGCTGAACACCCCGCCCGCGGTGGTGACCTCCACCTCCCGGCCGGCGAGCACTACGCGTATCCGACGCAGATTCTCGGGGCTGGCGGGCGACGCGCTGAAATAGTGGTCGCTCCCCATGGCTGTCGAGCGTAGCGGAGGTGGTCTCCGGCGCGGGAGGCTAGAGTCGACGAATCCCTTTCCGCAGACGGATGTCCCGCCCGACGCCTGCACCAT
The Microbacterium sp. SLBN-154 DNA segment above includes these coding regions:
- the dapF gene encoding diaminopimelate epimerase codes for the protein MPHAVPFTKGHGTGNDFVIVEDPDGRLELSNDQVAVLCDRRFGIGADGILRVVRSASLPEGAATTDAEWFMDYRNADGSAAEMCGNGIRVFARYLEDAGLARFDGPVPIGTRAGVKTLTRSELGYEVDLGAWSVEPEETLVRARGLDIPRPGLGIDVGNPHVVVALQSEGELERLDLAVRPMLHPDPPAGANIEFVVPADPLVRDGVGVIRMRVFERGVGETLSCGTGVAAAALAVRHWAGRGAPDHWSVQVPGGTLAVRVVEGRVLLSGPAALVFTGEITLA
- a CDS encoding class I SAM-dependent methyltransferase; translated protein: MGSDHYFSASPASPENLRRIRVVLAGREVEVTTAGGVFSPDRLDGGTAVLLANTPPSPPGGNLLDLGCGWGPIALSLAMTSPHATVWAVDVNERALDLVRRNAQSLGLDNVNAATPDDVPDDIGFRTIRSNPPIRVGKSELHGLLERWIPRLDERSDAWLVVQRNLGSDSLQRWLAATLESGFSVHRAATGRGFRVIRVRRHGMPPTGPIALP